In Patulibacter sp. SYSU D01012, a single window of DNA contains:
- a CDS encoding sigma-70 family RNA polymerase sigma factor: MPPTQETDVTDDQDELARRFETHRPRLRALARRLLGTEAAADDAVQETWLRLARADVAAIDRLEAWLTTVVTRVALDVLRGRRTHPTESLDRVPDPVVSAWTTDGPYDAVILADRVEVALRVLLDALTPAERVAFVLHDLFGVPFGEIGALVDRSPDAARQLASRARRRIRSAADVPPRVPTDADRDRAVVDAFLAATRDGDLDRLVATLAPDVVLREDFGPSAPVAVHRGAPDVAEQAALFAALARHAVPALVDGAPGLVAVRDGRVRAVLSFAVAAGRITRLDVVADRTRLGHLDALGLAGPPPGGHVPPPA; encoded by the coding sequence ATGCCCCCGACGCAGGAGACCGACGTGACCGACGACCAGGACGAGCTCGCCCGACGGTTCGAGACGCACCGCCCCCGGCTGCGCGCCCTCGCCCGGCGCCTCCTCGGCACCGAGGCCGCGGCCGACGACGCGGTGCAGGAGACCTGGCTGCGCCTGGCGCGCGCCGACGTCGCGGCGATCGACCGCCTCGAGGCGTGGCTGACGACCGTCGTCACCCGGGTGGCGCTCGACGTGCTCCGCGGCCGGCGCACCCACCCGACGGAGTCGCTCGACCGCGTGCCCGACCCGGTCGTGTCCGCGTGGACGACCGACGGGCCCTATGACGCCGTGATCCTCGCCGACCGCGTCGAGGTGGCGCTCCGGGTCCTGCTGGACGCGCTCACTCCGGCGGAGCGCGTGGCGTTCGTCCTGCACGACCTGTTCGGCGTCCCGTTCGGCGAGATCGGCGCGCTCGTCGACCGCTCGCCCGACGCCGCCCGGCAGCTCGCCAGCCGCGCGCGCCGCCGGATCCGCAGCGCCGCCGACGTGCCGCCGCGCGTGCCGACGGACGCCGACCGGGACCGCGCCGTCGTGGACGCCTTCCTCGCCGCCACCCGCGACGGCGACCTGGACCGACTGGTGGCGACGCTCGCCCCCGACGTGGTGCTGCGCGAGGACTTCGGGCCGTCCGCGCCCGTGGCCGTGCACCGCGGCGCGCCGGACGTCGCCGAGCAGGCGGCGCTCTTCGCGGCCCTGGCGCGGCACGCCGTGCCCGCGCTCGTCGACGGCGCCCCCGGCCTCGTCGCCGTGCGGGACGGCCGGGTGCGGGCCGTCCTGTCCTTCGCCGTGGCGGCGGGCCGGATCACGCGGCTGGACGTGGTCGCCGACCGCACGCGCCTCGGCCACCTGGACGCGCTCGGCCTCGCGGGGCCCCCGCCGGGGGGTCACGTTCCGCCGCCGGCGTGA
- a CDS encoding polysaccharide deacetylase family protein produces MTRAPRRSLLPVILVLSVVLAALVAYDVRDRSTPAARTVPSAGPAPQPRTTPRKAVGRARASAARDPSAWPLRGARARKAAVPILMWHLVATPPAGAAYPELWVPPARFKAQVRALRAAGFTAVTMEELWRAWHGTGRLPSRPVVLSFDDGDLSHLTRAAPVLAAVGWPGVLNLAVNHLGPKGLPRWAARRLIGAGWEIGSHTVDHTDLTTLDDAALADQLTRSRRLIRSRLGVAARFFCYPAGRQDERVRAAVARAGYVAATTTQPGIAAPTDDPLLLPRIRVGPETSPAALVRQARGTAAPPAAAGPA; encoded by the coding sequence GTGACCCGGGCGCCCCGTCGATCGCTGCTGCCCGTGATCCTCGTCCTCTCGGTCGTCCTGGCGGCCCTCGTCGCCTACGACGTCCGGGACCGGTCGACGCCCGCCGCCCGGACGGTCCCGTCGGCGGGGCCGGCGCCGCAGCCGCGCACGACGCCCCGCAAGGCCGTGGGGCGGGCGCGGGCGTCCGCCGCGCGCGATCCGTCCGCCTGGCCGCTGCGGGGCGCGCGGGCGCGGAAGGCCGCGGTGCCGATCCTGATGTGGCACCTGGTCGCGACGCCCCCGGCGGGCGCGGCCTACCCCGAGCTGTGGGTGCCGCCCGCGCGGTTCAAGGCGCAGGTGCGGGCGCTGCGCGCCGCCGGCTTCACGGCCGTGACGATGGAGGAGCTGTGGCGGGCGTGGCACGGCACCGGCCGCCTGCCCAGCCGGCCCGTCGTGCTGAGCTTCGACGACGGCGACCTCTCCCACCTGACGCGCGCCGCGCCGGTGCTCGCGGCGGTCGGGTGGCCGGGCGTGCTGAACCTGGCCGTCAACCACCTGGGCCCGAAGGGGCTGCCGCGGTGGGCGGCGCGGCGGCTGATCGGCGCCGGGTGGGAGATCGGGTCCCACACCGTCGACCACACCGACCTGACGACGCTCGACGACGCCGCGCTCGCCGACCAGCTGACGCGCTCGCGGCGCCTGATCCGCTCGCGGCTGGGCGTCGCGGCGCGGTTCTTCTGCTACCCGGCGGGGCGCCAGGACGAGCGGGTGCGGGCCGCGGTGGCGCGGGCGGGGTACGTCGCGGCGACCACGACGCAGCCGGGCATCGCGGCCCCGACGGACGACCCGCTGCTGCTGCCGCGGATCCGCGTGGGACCGGAGACCTCGCCCGCCGCGCTCGTGCGGCAGGCCCGCGGCACCGCCGCGCCGCCCGCGGCCGCCGGGCCCGCCTGA
- a CDS encoding DUF4474 domain-containing protein — protein sequence MSGWAPSSALGWAVWTAGFAYDPAQDIIVSRLDATQRSFGYAYGYDAAALGMSAVLHCEPIFFDYAGKHWMIELWKGQYGLETGCEIGVYTRAFDASGPGYALLDATVGRRPGDDLPAHSLFYDCAGDGDLLELSATLRRDGQVLFTRGPERHWWLTGFRWGVLSTPDQLSVDVAITLKDEAMRDAFLGGIAGRPYPGLRVDGTTVRFTFERPFARQPPAPNEVVAAVTAANRQVVDAYVARGFADNDPNHVQAAFLEVAGLALLRAGDHYGRLVAALGVAIGRDMGAVVGALTAAFGVDAAAVERWLSGAWRQFGAWVGAVEAFLGLPMDFSCYVEIDNTRGASDLVLAGRTNAHGDYAVAPPEWIPRGGVGRLVLQDPKPSVHGSEGTVTYRYGDSGLNVHAVDLRFECPTGFLPNRASASTGDWTVFATSSDPGGAWQRSVPRGGHPLFVAFVVGGGTPA from the coding sequence GTGAGCGGCTGGGCGCCGTCCTCCGCGCTCGGCTGGGCGGTGTGGACGGCGGGTTTCGCCTACGACCCGGCGCAGGACATCATCGTCTCGCGCCTCGACGCCACGCAGCGGTCGTTCGGCTACGCCTACGGCTACGACGCCGCGGCCCTCGGCATGAGCGCGGTCCTGCACTGCGAGCCGATCTTCTTCGACTACGCCGGCAAGCACTGGATGATCGAGCTGTGGAAGGGCCAGTACGGCCTGGAGACCGGCTGCGAGATCGGCGTCTACACGCGGGCGTTCGACGCCTCCGGGCCGGGATACGCGCTGCTCGACGCGACCGTGGGACGCCGGCCGGGCGACGACCTGCCCGCGCACAGCCTGTTCTACGACTGCGCCGGCGACGGCGACCTGCTCGAGCTGTCCGCGACGCTGCGGCGCGACGGGCAGGTCCTGTTCACGCGCGGCCCCGAGCGGCACTGGTGGCTGACCGGCTTTCGCTGGGGCGTGCTGTCGACGCCCGACCAGCTGAGCGTCGACGTCGCGATCACGCTGAAGGACGAGGCGATGCGCGACGCCTTCCTCGGCGGCATCGCCGGGCGGCCGTACCCGGGGCTGCGCGTCGACGGGACGACCGTGCGGTTCACGTTCGAGCGGCCGTTCGCCCGGCAGCCGCCGGCGCCGAACGAGGTGGTCGCGGCCGTCACCGCGGCGAACCGGCAGGTCGTCGACGCGTACGTGGCGCGCGGCTTCGCCGACAACGACCCCAACCACGTGCAGGCTGCGTTCCTCGAGGTGGCGGGCCTGGCGCTGCTGCGGGCGGGCGACCACTACGGCCGGCTCGTGGCGGCGCTCGGGGTGGCGATCGGCCGCGACATGGGCGCGGTGGTCGGCGCCCTGACGGCGGCGTTCGGCGTCGACGCCGCGGCCGTGGAGCGCTGGCTCAGCGGCGCGTGGCGGCAGTTCGGCGCGTGGGTCGGCGCGGTCGAGGCGTTCCTCGGCCTGCCGATGGACTTCTCGTGCTACGTCGAGATCGACAACACCCGCGGCGCGTCCGACCTGGTCCTGGCGGGCCGCACGAACGCGCACGGCGACTACGCCGTCGCGCCGCCGGAGTGGATCCCGCGCGGCGGGGTCGGCCGCCTGGTGCTGCAGGATCCCAAGCCGAGCGTCCACGGCTCGGAGGGCACCGTCACCTATCGCTACGGCGACTCCGGCCTGAACGTCCACGCCGTGGACCTGCGCTTCGAGTGTCCGACGGGGTTCCTGCCCAACCGGGCCAGCGCCTCCACCGGCGACTGGACGGTCTTCGCGACGTCCTCGGACCCGGGCGGCGCGTGGCAGCGGTCCGTCCCGCGCGGCGGCCACCCGCTGTTCGTGGCGTTCGTCGTCGGGGGCGGGACGCCGGCCTAG
- a CDS encoding flavodoxin family protein, whose translation MTPSEPAVRPAAAAAPITPVAVAVVFDSGWGHTRALAHAVADGAAAAGARRVDLVPVAEVDDDAWRLLQDADAIVFGSPTYMGGASARFRAFAEATSQVVKADFGWRDKVAAGFTNSGCMSGDKLTTLIGMAVLAAQHAMVWVGVAQPGGWNVSTGTPADPNRLGSWLGAMAQADVDLGPDVVPPPADLGTAAHLGGRVTATAQALARGRAADGAGRA comes from the coding sequence ATGACCCCGTCCGAGCCCGCCGTCCGTCCCGCCGCCGCCGCGGCCCCGATCACGCCCGTCGCCGTCGCCGTCGTGTTCGACAGCGGCTGGGGCCACACCCGGGCGCTGGCCCACGCCGTCGCGGACGGCGCCGCCGCGGCCGGCGCCCGGCGCGTCGACCTGGTGCCCGTCGCCGAGGTCGACGACGACGCCTGGCGGCTGCTGCAGGACGCCGACGCGATCGTCTTCGGCTCGCCCACGTACATGGGCGGCGCGTCGGCCCGCTTCCGCGCGTTCGCCGAGGCGACCAGCCAGGTCGTCAAGGCGGACTTCGGCTGGCGGGACAAGGTGGCCGCGGGCTTCACGAACAGCGGCTGCATGAGCGGTGACAAGCTCACGACCCTGATCGGCATGGCCGTCCTGGCCGCCCAGCACGCGATGGTCTGGGTCGGCGTGGCGCAGCCCGGGGGCTGGAACGTCAGCACGGGGACGCCGGCGGACCCCAACCGCCTGGGCAGCTGGCTCGGCGCGATGGCGCAGGCCGACGTCGACCTGGGCCCGGACGTCGTCCCGCCGCCGGCCGACCTGGGCACCGCCGCGCACCTGGGCGGCCGCGTCACGGCCACCGCCCAGGCGCTGGCGCGCGGCCGGGCGGCGGACGGCGCGGGCCGCGCCTGA
- a CDS encoding phospholipase A2, whose product MPPTAPRPRPAAPGAPARPPRRRERRAALAGAATALVLLAPAAAHAAKVQGPGPWQATNAYLVTADLDGRALPQPQPIAAVDHVRQGQWVRIECQVKGQAAYGSRIWSKVRGLYVPDKYLKTYTDGFIPGVPRCSVGAPPPAAPAPPPPAPPAPAGPTRKELRRAVKRVAYERVYGSNYRLMKEQYPQGSGIDWDKNGCSVPKALLEAQVGVGPWLRGNPIAFYADLFVKSCDRHDFGYRNYGSNNPSGLKLDPTERRRASIDERFGNNMHYQCQKVFDRKYVELLQRRACYEAADAFETAVGVGARDHFF is encoded by the coding sequence ATGCCCCCGACCGCCCCCCGTCCCCGCCCGGCCGCCCCGGGCGCCCCCGCCCGGCCACCGCGCCGCCGCGAGCGCCGAGCGGCGCTCGCGGGCGCCGCCACCGCGCTGGTCCTCCTCGCCCCCGCGGCCGCGCACGCCGCGAAGGTGCAGGGTCCCGGCCCGTGGCAGGCGACGAACGCCTACCTGGTCACGGCCGACCTGGACGGCCGCGCGCTGCCGCAGCCCCAGCCGATCGCGGCCGTCGACCACGTGCGCCAGGGCCAGTGGGTCCGCATCGAGTGCCAGGTGAAGGGCCAGGCCGCGTACGGCTCGCGGATCTGGTCGAAGGTCCGGGGGCTGTACGTCCCCGACAAGTACCTCAAGACCTACACGGACGGGTTCATCCCCGGCGTGCCGCGCTGCTCGGTGGGCGCGCCCCCGCCGGCGGCCCCCGCCCCGCCCCCGCCGGCGCCCCCGGCGCCGGCCGGACCCACGCGCAAGGAGCTGCGCCGGGCGGTGAAGCGGGTCGCGTACGAGCGGGTCTACGGCTCGAACTACCGGCTCATGAAGGAGCAGTACCCCCAGGGCTCCGGCATCGACTGGGACAAGAACGGGTGCAGCGTGCCGAAGGCGCTGCTCGAGGCGCAGGTGGGCGTCGGCCCGTGGCTGCGCGGCAACCCGATCGCGTTCTACGCCGACCTGTTCGTGAAGTCGTGCGACCGGCACGACTTCGGCTACCGCAACTACGGGTCGAACAACCCCTCGGGCCTGAAGCTCGACCCGACCGAGCGGCGGCGCGCGTCGATCGACGAGCGATTCGGCAACAACATGCACTACCAGTGCCAGAAGGTCTTCGACCGCAAGTACGTCGAGCTGCTGCAGCGCCGCGCGTGCTACGAGGCCGCGGACGCCTTCGAGACCGCCGTCGGCGTCGGCGCGCGCGACCACTTCTTCTAG